A genomic region of Cannabis sativa cultivar Pink pepper isolate KNU-18-1 chromosome 1, ASM2916894v1, whole genome shotgun sequence contains the following coding sequences:
- the LOC115708185 gene encoding uncharacterized protein LOC115708185 has protein sequence MASEHKDCDGRIRCPCVRCINSRFEKIDRVRAHVFDRGFMQGYDKWIYHGEPEDAVVDVAVADVESEDEMIPILEDFFPSTTEAQGEDEQPTTNPQFDDLFEEIEAELIIEAFKVCVSKENNIPSTYYEAKKRLKKLGLGYDNIDVCLYNCCLFYKENASKEACPVCGTSRWVTSENGKGKKVPCKVMRYFPLTPRLKRLYSSRITAKSMIWHHTGKSKDDGVLRHPVDGLAWKDFDAKHPDFARDPRNVRLGLAADGFNPFGNMSLAYSMWPVVLANYNLPPWLCMKDNYFLLSTLIPGAKSPVNDFPARSSLSGWSGQGYKACPTCNEDTTSIRVIGKTSYVGHRRFLPSNHAMRRDTRFDGKVERRPPPRRFTCEEILSQVNALEPQIPGHHENFGGVKRRRVAENYNWRKKSIFYELEYWSTNILKHNIDVMHVEKNVCDSLLGTILDNDKSKDTTNARHDLKKMGIRESLWIYEDVNGRQMKPHAPYVLTREKRQLFCQFVKGIKFPDGFCSNLKSKVSPDESNIIGLKSHDCHVIMQRVLAVGVRKFLPRDTATTITQLCNFFRQLCSRTLNVKDMEDAQNNLILLLCKMELIFPPAFFDIMIHLVLHLPEEAILGGPVFMRWMYPFERYMKKLKNYVGNKARPEGSIAEGYVADEAVTFCSMYFKGCETRFNRLDRNEDAPYVCRYLSVFNSQSRPLTSGLIKPLDHTSREKAEWYILQNSPEIQAYLDEHLDKIKHENPNGNHDALHRQTFRPWFHKKIYELHKLGTLQNGDELLALASGSDYLATFYEVSLFECKWYNTNPLRKKTITENNITSINTRGHWYQDEPYILANQAKQVFYLEDPLRGRDWKVVEDISHRQIWDITDNEDEIDVDVVSDSNYANFVLTS, from the exons ATGGCATCAGAACATAAGGATTGTGATGGACGAATACGATGTCCTTGTGTGAGATGTATAAATagtaggtttgaaaaaatagataggGTTAGAGCACACGTATTTGATCGAGGTTTTATGCAAGGATATGACAAGTGGATTTATCACGGGGAGCCTGAGGATGCCGTCGTTGATGTAGCAGTTGCCGATGTTGAATCAGAGGATGAAATGATTCCTATTTTGGAAGATTTCTTTCCCTCGACAACTGAGGCACAAGGAGAAGATGAACAACCAACCACAAACCCACAATTTGATGACTTATTTGAGGAAATTGAAGCTGAATT AATTATTGAAGCTTTTAAAGTTTGCGTTTCGaaggaaaataatattccaTCAACTTACTACGAGGCAAAAAAGAGATTGAAGAAATTAGGCTTGGGTTATGATAATATCGATGTCTGTTTGTATAATTGTTGCTTATTTTATAAGGAGAATGCATCCAAGGAGGCTTGTCCAGTTTGCGGAACTAGTCGTTGGGTTACTTCCGAGAACGGGAAAGGAAAAAAAGTTCCTTGCAAAGTCATGCGATACTTTCCGTTGACACCTCGACTTAAAAGATTATATAGTTCGAGGATTACAGCGAAAAGCATGATATGGCATCATACtggaaaatcaaaagatgatggGGTGTTGCGACACCCGGTCGATGGTTTAGCTTGGAAAGACTTTGATGCAAAACATCCCGATTTTGCAAGGGACCCAAGAAATGTTCGACTTGGGTTAGCTGCTGATGgatttaatccatttggcaacatgagtcTTGCATACAGCATGTGGCCAGTGGTGTTGGCTAACTATAATCTACCACCTTGGTTATGTATGAAAGATAATTATTTCTTGCTATCTACCCTAATTCCTGGTGCAAAATCTCCTG TGAATGATTTTCCTGCTCGTAGTAGCTTGTCTGGGTGGAGTGGTCAAGGTTATAAAGCTTGCCCTACTTGTAATGAAGACACGACGTCCATTCGAGTGATCGGGAAGACATCATATGTTGGTCATCGAAGGTTCTTGCCAAGTAACCATGCAATGAGAAGGGATACTCGATTTGATGGTAAAGTTGAAAGAAGACCTCCTCCAAGACGATTTACTTGTGAAGAAATATTATCACAAGTTAATGCTCTCGAACCCCAAATTCCCGGACATCATGAAAATTTTGGGGGCGTGAAACGTAGAAGAGTTGCAGAAAATTATAATTGgaggaaaaaaagtattttctacGAGTTGGAGTATTGGAGCACGAATATTTTAAAACACAACATTGATGTCATGCATGTTGAGAAAAATGTGTGTGATAGTCTCCTAGGAACCATCTTGGATAATGATAAATCAAAGGACACAACCAATGCGCGCCATGATTTAAAGAAGATGGGTATTAGGGAATCGTTGTGGATTTATGAAGATGTAAATGGGAGGCAAATGAAACCGCATGCTCCTTATGTTTTGACTCGTGAGAAAAGACAACTTTTTTGTCAGTTTGTTAAAGGAATAAAGTTTCCCGATGGCTTCTGTTCAAATTTAAAGAGCAAAGTTTCTCCAGATGAGTCTAACATTATTGGGTTAAAATCCCACGATTGTCATGTCATTATGCAGCGAGTATTAGCGGTTGGTGTCCGTAAATTTCTACCTCGTGACACTGCAACAACTATTACTCagttgtgtaatttttttcgaCAGTTATGCTCTAGAACTCTAAATGTAAAAGATATGGAGGAtgctcaaaataatttaattctgtTATTGTGCAAGATGGAATTGATTTTTCCTCCAGCTTTTTTTGACATTATGATACACTTGGTATTGCATTTGCCTGAAGAAGCGATATTGGGTGGCCCGGTCTTTATGAGATGGATGTATCCTTTTGAAAGgtacatgaaaaaattgaaaaattatgtgGGAAATAAAGCACGTCCTGAAGGGTCAATTGCAGAAGGTTATGTTGCTGATGAGGCAGTAACCTTTTGTTCAATGTACTTTAAAGGGTGTGAAACAAGATTTAATCGGCTTGATCGAAATGAAGATGCGCCTTACGTTTGTCGCTATCTCTCAGTTTTTaattctcaatctcgtcctttAACTAGCGGACTTATCAAGCCTCTTGATCATACCAGTCGTGAAAAAGCTGAGTGGTACATTCTTCAAAATTCTCCTGAAATCCAAGCTTACTTAGA TGAACATTTGGACAAGATCAAGCATGAAAATCCGAATGGTAATCACGATGCATTGCATAGGCAAACTTTCCGTCCGTGGTTTCACAAGAAG ataTATGAGCTGCACAAGCTTGGAACTTTACAAAATGGTGATGAGTTACTCGCTCTCGCTTCCGGGTCCGATTACTTAGCAACATTTTACGAAG TGTCATTGTTTGAATGTAAATGGTATAACACTAATCCATTAAGAAAGAAGACAATCActgaaaataatataactagTATAAATACTCGTGGACATTGGTATCAAGATGAACCGTACATCCTTGCCAACCAGGCAAAGCAAGTTTTCTATCTTGAAGATCCACTCAGAGGTCGCGATTGGAAGGTTGTTGAAGATATTAGCCATCGACAAATTTGGGACATTACTGACAACGAAGATGAGATCGATGTAGATGTTGTTAGTGATTCTAACTACGCCAATTTTGTGTTGACGAGTTGA
- the LOC115703583 gene encoding uncharacterized protein C6G9.01c, with protein sequence MGKKSKSKITSSPENDVKLLENKPSSKKPTSEIDEIFAAKKRKKIDHEKTQKPVKGKDAGGAKMKEKKRPRRKEEDDKSRGFWESDSRPRKKTQDGIAVYTEEELGLNKADAGGTRLCPFDCSCCF encoded by the coding sequence ATGGGAAAGAAGAGCAAATCCAAAATAACTTCTTCTCCAGAGAATGATGTAAAGCTATTGGAAAATAAACCTTCCTCCAAGAAGCCCACATCCGAAATTGACGAAATTTTCGCCGCCAAAAAGCGGAAGAAGATCGATCATGAAAAGACCCAAAAGCCCGTCAAGGGCAAGGACGCCGGAGGAGCTAAgatgaaggagaagaagagacCGAGGAGGAAGGAGGAGGATGATAAATCACGTGGGTTTTGGGAATCGGATTCTCGTCCCAGAAAGAAAACTCAGGATGGGATTGCTGTGTACACTGAAGAGGAATTAGGTCTTAACAAAGCTGATGCGGGAGGTACCCGGCTTTGCCCTTTTGATTGTTCTTGTTGCTTTTAA
- the LOC133029947 gene encoding uncharacterized protein LOC133029947: MLCPGGHLNFSDVPQQYKDQVLNRIRYYFDIDGNPHRDLLMGTLYSVMAERYSERKTLRHKHFKQHYKKPEDWDTVLKFPPDYLNTETWKPVCELFVSEAFLNRSTKNKSNRQLMKYPTTQGTKSLASIRHGMGGTPGEHVVDAWKEIHVKKPSGTFVNELEELIKELDRKRLERQSQSDTGPNPNTMRLSV; encoded by the exons ATGTTGTGCCCGGGTGGTCATCTAAATTTTTCCGATGTACCCCAACAATACAAGGATCAAGTGCTCAATCGAATCaga tACTACTTTGATATCGATGGGAATCCCCACCGAGACCTACTTATGGGGACTTTATATTCGGTGATGGCGGAGCGGTATAGTGAGCGAAAGACGCTCAGACACAAGCATTTCaaacaacattacaaaaaaccagaagattgggacacagttctcaaattcccccctgactacttgaataccgagacttggaaaccggtttgcgaattgttcgttagcgaggcatttttgaatcgttcaactaaaaataaatcgaatcggcaactaatgaaatatccaacaacGCAAGGCACAAAATCGTTGGCGTCCATACGCCACGGAATG GGGGGTACTCCTGGAGAGCATGTAGTTGACGCATGGAAGGAGATCCATGTGAAAAAACCGTCTGGAACTTTCGTTAATGAATTA gAGGAACTGATCAAGGAGCTTGATAGGAAGCGACTGGAACGACAATCCCAGAGCGATACTGGACCGAATCCGAATACGATGCGGTTATCAGTTTGA